The DNA window CTCCCATGAAACTCACAATCACCGTTCCCGACTGCCCAAAGAATCTTTCACCGAGCGAACTGGCGGCTTGAATAAAAACAAAGAGCACTCCGAACGAAGTGAGCTGCCGCAGGGAAATCGGCGACCCGAGCGCGATCTCCGCCGAATCCACCGGCACCTTACGATGCCACCAGACCAGCGCAGCCGAACCGAGCGCCATCAGGCCAATCGGAATCGCTGCAATCAGACCGGCCGGTTCGCTAAAAATCAGCAAAAGCGCCAGATTGCGAACAAACATGGAAGAGATCGTGAGCAGGTTGACAACGGTCGCCAGACGCCGCGCATTGGGTCCGCTCTGGGCAATCGTGGAACTCAACTGGGCAATCACAGCGGTGCTATTGACCAGGCCACCGAAAACCGCTGTGTAGTAGAGGCCTCGAGTGCTGTAAACGCGGAGCAGAATGTAGTTCACAAAGCCGATGGCGGCAATCAGAATCACCGTGAACCAGGCCTCGCGGGGATTGAGCAACTCCCAGGGATCGATAAAGCGGTTGGGAAGGAGCGGATAGATCACAAAGCCGATGAGCCCCATCAACACCGCCCCCTTAACCTCCTCTTGTGTGAGGCCGCCCGCAAAGCGAGAGAACTGCGGCTTCATCGAAAGCAGCAACGTGACAACAATCGCGGAAGCGGTGGGCGTAAAGATGTGTCCCTGTCCCACCA is part of the Bryobacter aggregatus MPL3 genome and encodes:
- a CDS encoding MgtC/SapB family protein, which gives rise to MEPSIEPFLPIEIATKLLVSLAIGLLIGFEREWAHKELGVRTFAVVSLFGMLAPLISAPFVLVAMAGIIAILAIVNIANISTHRMPETTTTVTLIVTFALGVLVGQGHIFTPTASAIVVTLLLSMKPQFSRFAGGLTQEEVKGAVLMGLIGFVIYPLLPNRFIDPWELLNPREAWFTVILIAAIGFVNYILLRVYSTRGLYYTAVFGGLVNSTAVIAQLSSTIAQSGPNARRLATVVNLLTISSMFVRNLALLLIFSEPAGLIAAIPIGLMALGSAALVWWHRKVPVDSAEIALGSPISLRQLTSFGVLFVFIQAASSLGERFFGQSGTVIVSFMGGLASSASSTAAVASLAEHGHATPGIAAVSTVAASIASTLVNLPIIYRETQDRDLVRDLFVISIAITITGLGALLILGAHR